A region of uncultured Draconibacterium sp. DNA encodes the following proteins:
- a CDS encoding helix-turn-helix domain-containing protein, translating to MSTNNYTPITPELVFNGLIDNPGKEIKKCTELVRENNASENNYMDMFANLVRIYGKRDAKDYAKMLNANYRHFDGAIRCMSGMSAHEWINKYLCLVACDLVEHTDFTFKSIGKILGFSQSSFSQFFRSQQKMQPWEYRNLKRHGRKRGFFYD from the coding sequence ATGTCCACAAACAATTATACCCCAATTACGCCCGAATTAGTTTTTAATGGTTTGATTGATAACCCCGGGAAAGAAATTAAAAAGTGCACAGAGCTGGTTCGGGAGAATAATGCCAGCGAAAATAACTACATGGATATGTTTGCCAATTTGGTGCGGATTTACGGCAAACGCGATGCGAAAGATTATGCCAAAATGTTAAATGCCAATTATCGGCATTTCGATGGGGCTATCCGCTGTATGTCGGGCATGAGCGCACACGAATGGATAAACAAATACTTGTGTTTAGTGGCTTGCGATTTGGTGGAACACACCGATTTTACATTTAAAAGCATCGGTAAGATTTTGGGATTTTCGCAAAGCAGTTTCTCACAGTTTTTCCGAAGCCAGCAAAAAATGCAGCCCTGGGAGTACCGGAATTTGAAACGCCATGGCCGCAAACGTGGATTCTTTTACGATTAG
- the nadA gene encoding quinolinate synthase NadA, translating to MEQLHIDKMLDEKGYIEETIDPSLKLVEEIKRLKKEKNAVILSHFYVEGELQDIADYVGDSLGLAQAAASTDAEMIVFVGVHFMAETAKIINPNKKVILPDLKASCSLAESAPADKFAEFKAKYPDHKVITYVNATAALKTMSDIVCTSANAKKIVDSFPADQKLIFAPDKNLGNYINSITGRSMVLWDGACMVHEQYSVEKIIDLMDAHPDAEFIAHPECEKPVLLLANHIGSTTALLNYVQSSDAKKFIVATESGILHQMTKACPDKLFIPAPSNDSTCACNDCEYMKLNSLQKLYICLKHEQPEVTLPQDVIEKARIPIQRMLEISK from the coding sequence ATGGAACAGCTTCATATAGATAAAATGTTGGACGAGAAGGGTTATATTGAAGAGACAATTGATCCGAGCCTTAAGTTGGTTGAAGAAATTAAACGCCTGAAAAAGGAAAAGAATGCGGTAATACTCAGCCACTTTTACGTTGAGGGCGAACTGCAGGACATTGCTGACTACGTTGGCGACAGCCTTGGTCTGGCCCAGGCAGCAGCCAGTACCGATGCGGAGATGATTGTTTTTGTGGGGGTGCATTTTATGGCCGAAACAGCCAAAATCATCAATCCCAATAAAAAAGTGATTCTTCCCGACCTGAAAGCAAGCTGTTCGTTGGCCGAATCGGCGCCGGCTGATAAATTTGCTGAATTCAAAGCCAAATATCCCGACCACAAGGTAATTACCTATGTAAATGCAACAGCGGCGTTAAAAACCATGTCCGACATTGTTTGTACATCGGCCAATGCCAAAAAAATTGTCGACAGTTTCCCTGCAGATCAGAAGCTGATTTTTGCTCCGGACAAAAACCTTGGAAACTATATCAACAGCATAACCGGCCGCAGCATGGTATTGTGGGATGGAGCCTGCATGGTTCACGAGCAATATTCGGTAGAAAAGATTATCGACCTGATGGACGCACATCCTGATGCCGAATTTATCGCCCACCCCGAGTGCGAAAAACCGGTATTACTGCTGGCAAATCATATTGGATCAACAACTGCCCTGCTGAATTACGTACAAAGCAGCGATGCAAAGAAATTTATTGTAGCAACCGAAAGCGGTATTCTGCACCAGATGACCAAAGCTTGTCCGGATAAGCTATTTATTCCGGCACCGTCAAACGATTCAACCTGTGCCTGCAACGACTGCGAGTACATGAAGCTAAACAGCCTGCAAAAGCTGTATATCTGCTTAAAACACGAACAACCGGAGGTTACATTGCCACAAGACGTAATTGAAAAAGCCCGCATCCCAATTCAACGGATGTTGGAGATTTCGAAGTAG
- a CDS encoding BACON domain-containing carbohydrate-binding protein codes for MTSCEDEDTVTLLKEIQVSSSYVSIPVDGGSTSITVTATDSWTVTSDIEWLTISSASGSAGESTLTFSAESAIDGRKAELSIQCGEATQRINVIQGLTTIAPATCKEVIDGPDSKTYQVTGVVTAITNTTYGNWYLEDETGSIYIYGTLDSKGGEKNFLSWGLEVGDEITVQGPKTTYNGTVELVNVSVVSINKSLVKVDSVLNAELPIEGGEFVAYVTCKGEGLSVDIPADAESWLSISSIQTAGTSSVVTFRAEANEAGDRETTLTFSTTDGTKNYTAQTMLSQEGSILDVTIAEFLAAEVGNTLYRLTGVITSISDATSGKLYLSDFSGETYVYKIADFAGSGVKEGDIITIVGKRAAYNGSPQVSGSVLENILPITATKATIAEVLTKADDSNTYYIVSGEITSITNQDYGNLYLKDGDSEIYVYGCYPKYGATGDDRKGLLAAKGIKVGDTLTVIATKGSYQGSDQLSHGFYFSHVSAQ; via the coding sequence ATGACAAGTTGCGAAGATGAAGACACGGTGACACTGCTTAAAGAAATTCAGGTATCATCGTCTTACGTATCTATTCCTGTAGATGGAGGTTCTACTTCCATCACTGTAACAGCTACCGATAGCTGGACAGTAACGAGCGATATTGAATGGTTAACGATCTCTTCAGCCTCTGGCAGTGCCGGAGAATCAACACTTACATTTTCGGCTGAATCGGCCATCGATGGTCGCAAGGCAGAGCTTTCAATTCAATGTGGAGAAGCAACTCAGCGAATAAATGTCATCCAGGGTTTGACAACAATTGCCCCTGCTACCTGCAAGGAAGTAATTGACGGACCTGACAGTAAAACCTACCAGGTAACCGGTGTTGTTACAGCAATAACCAACACAACTTATGGTAACTGGTATCTGGAGGATGAAACAGGTTCTATTTATATTTATGGTACACTTGATTCAAAAGGTGGTGAGAAAAACTTTTTAAGCTGGGGGCTTGAGGTAGGTGATGAAATTACTGTTCAGGGACCAAAAACTACTTACAATGGAACTGTAGAGTTGGTTAATGTGTCAGTTGTCAGTATCAATAAATCATTGGTAAAAGTTGATTCGGTACTAAACGCTGAGCTTCCTATCGAAGGCGGTGAATTTGTTGCATATGTTACCTGCAAAGGCGAAGGCTTATCGGTAGACATTCCTGCTGATGCCGAGTCGTGGTTATCCATTTCATCGATCCAAACTGCAGGAACAAGTTCTGTAGTAACGTTCAGAGCTGAAGCTAATGAAGCAGGAGATCGCGAAACGACTCTCACATTCAGCACTACTGATGGAACTAAAAACTATACAGCACAAACAATGTTGAGCCAGGAAGGATCTATCTTAGACGTAACTATTGCTGAATTCCTTGCGGCAGAAGTTGGCAACACATTATATCGTTTGACTGGCGTTATTACAAGTATTTCCGATGCTACATCTGGAAAATTATACCTGAGCGATTTCTCTGGAGAAACATATGTGTATAAAATTGCAGATTTTGCCGGTAGCGGTGTAAAAGAAGGCGACATTATCACAATTGTTGGCAAACGTGCAGCATATAATGGATCTCCACAAGTAAGTGGTTCGGTCTTGGAAAATATTCTGCCTATAACCGCCACTAAAGCTACCATAGCAGAGGTGCTGACTAAAGCTGATGATTCCAACACCTACTATATTGTAAGTGGTGAAATAACATCGATTACTAATCAGGATTACGGTAATCTTTATTTGAAAGACGGCGATAGTGAAATTTATGTATATGGATGTTATCCAAAATATGGCGCAACCGGTGATGACAGAAAAGGTTTGCTAGCTGCTAAAGGTATTAAAGTAGGGGATACGCTAACCGTTATCGCGACGAAAGGGTCTTATCAGGGATCAGATCAACTTTCACATGGTTTCTATTTCAGCCACGTAAGTGCTCAATAA
- a CDS encoding carboxypeptidase regulatory-like domain-containing protein: protein MIKKISFLLVAFILFSATIIQAQVTTSSMSGRVTDTEGAVIGATVVATHTPSGTTYGTVTNVEGRFNLNGMRVGGPYSVRITFIGYGAFTQNNITLSLGENYVMNVVLSEEALSLDEVIVSASRTKFSNEKTGAVTNITNDQIDNLPTVTRSIMDITRLSPYGGDGMSFVGSDGRTANFTVDGANFNNNFGLSDALPGGGNPISIEAIEELQVVIAPYDVRQTNFIGGGVNAITKSGTNTFKASAYTYHRNENMRGNTADGVEIAGAREKDRNTLYGFTLGGPIIENKLFFFVNAEKEETPTIANRWRASTDGVADPDNFISRTTEDDLQTVSDFVRNKYGYETGSYTSFPADQSNKKLLARIDWNITDKHRLALRYNYTKNSSWRSPNASSMDGGTRMSEARMSKASMSYANSMYSMDNLVHSFSFDLNSRLSENISNQFLATFSKLDDVRGTNSAPFPFIDILKDDQAYLSLGYELFTWNNGVHNNVWNIKDEVTFYSGNHKIVGGIAYEYKMADNAYMRNGTGYYRYSSLDDFLNEATPEIVNLTYGYDGEMNPAARVRSNKIGAYAQDDWSVTERFKLSYGLRIDALIFNNNDLITNQAIKDLDYSGRSIDTGKWPDANIIFSPRVGFVWDASGDKSLKVRGGTGLFSGNLPLVFFTNMPTNGGMVQYQAQINARNAENNGFSMDEFAGGLVTDAEGNATIAALHDKLAALGYPTTISPEDGTVPSAIAGIASDFKMPQVWKTSFAVDYAFPTSFPLSATVEGIYNKTINGVSISDWSIPNVGGFARFNGVDNRPVYPAGYRTGTKAFILDNTSRGYGWSANITVNAQPAEWISLMAAYTHTVAKDVTGMPGSNPESAFTYVPTVEGPNNIKLHNSQYTTPDRLVASLTAHDKSGNHYSFIYEGWHGGANYSFMTVNDMNGDGYNYDAIYVPTDDEVANNEFRFVSTDDQTRFMDYVHANDYLKDQQGDYAEAYSVYSPWVHRVDFSYKHDFSIKTGNNEHKLQLSFDVKNVMNFFNNSWGVAKYLNPEIGSDPRILKYEGVDADGVATFSTPASIHGDTETFKPSYTLGQCWNASIGIKYIFN from the coding sequence ATGATTAAAAAAATCAGTTTTTTATTAGTAGCATTCATTCTTTTTTCTGCTACTATTATTCAGGCACAGGTAACCACATCCAGTATGAGTGGACGTGTTACTGATACTGAAGGAGCTGTTATAGGCGCAACAGTGGTTGCCACACACACCCCTTCAGGAACGACTTATGGTACCGTAACCAACGTGGAGGGCCGGTTCAACCTAAACGGTATGCGTGTAGGAGGACCTTATTCTGTAAGAATTACGTTTATAGGATATGGTGCATTCACACAAAACAATATTACGTTGAGTTTAGGTGAAAACTATGTAATGAATGTTGTGCTCTCTGAAGAAGCATTATCATTAGATGAAGTTATTGTTTCGGCAAGCCGCACAAAATTCTCTAATGAGAAAACCGGAGCAGTTACCAATATCACAAACGACCAGATTGATAATTTACCTACCGTAACCCGCAGTATTATGGACATTACCCGCCTTTCTCCTTATGGAGGCGATGGAATGAGCTTTGTCGGCTCCGATGGTCGTACGGCTAACTTTACTGTGGATGGAGCTAATTTCAACAATAACTTTGGTTTAAGCGATGCGCTTCCTGGTGGAGGTAATCCAATTTCTATTGAAGCTATTGAAGAATTGCAGGTTGTAATTGCCCCATACGATGTACGCCAGACAAACTTTATTGGTGGTGGTGTAAACGCTATTACAAAATCGGGAACAAATACCTTTAAAGCAAGCGCATACACTTATCACCGAAATGAAAACATGCGCGGAAATACTGCTGATGGAGTGGAAATAGCCGGAGCACGTGAAAAAGACCGTAATACCTTATACGGATTCACTTTAGGAGGTCCGATCATTGAAAACAAATTGTTCTTCTTCGTAAACGCTGAAAAGGAAGAAACACCAACCATTGCCAATCGCTGGAGAGCTTCAACCGATGGTGTTGCCGATCCGGACAATTTTATTTCACGCACAACAGAAGACGACCTTCAGACCGTTTCTGATTTTGTAAGAAATAAATATGGATATGAAACAGGATCTTACACCAGTTTCCCGGCTGATCAAAGCAACAAAAAACTGCTTGCCCGAATCGACTGGAACATCACCGACAAACATCGTTTAGCCTTACGCTATAACTACACAAAGAATTCTTCGTGGAGATCGCCTAACGCATCTTCTATGGACGGAGGTACCCGTATGTCTGAGGCCAGGATGTCAAAGGCTTCAATGTCGTATGCCAACTCGATGTATTCGATGGACAACCTTGTTCATTCCTTTTCTTTTGACTTAAACAGTCGTTTATCGGAAAACATCTCTAACCAGTTCCTGGCAACCTTTTCAAAACTCGACGATGTTCGCGGAACAAATTCGGCACCGTTTCCTTTTATCGATATTTTGAAAGACGATCAGGCTTACCTCTCATTAGGTTACGAGCTATTTACCTGGAACAACGGTGTTCATAACAATGTATGGAACATTAAAGATGAGGTGACTTTTTATTCAGGTAATCATAAAATTGTTGGCGGTATTGCTTACGAATATAAAATGGCTGATAATGCCTACATGCGTAACGGAACCGGTTATTATCGCTACTCAAGTCTTGACGACTTCTTAAACGAAGCAACTCCTGAGATTGTTAACTTAACTTATGGCTACGATGGTGAAATGAATCCTGCAGCTCGTGTAAGAAGTAACAAAATTGGAGCGTATGCCCAGGATGACTGGAGTGTTACCGAAAGATTTAAACTTTCGTACGGCCTTCGCATTGACGCGCTTATCTTCAACAATAATGACCTGATAACCAACCAGGCAATCAAAGATCTTGATTATTCCGGTCGTAGTATTGATACAGGAAAATGGCCAGATGCAAATATCATATTCTCGCCACGTGTAGGTTTTGTATGGGATGCTTCAGGAGACAAGAGTCTGAAGGTTCGTGGTGGTACCGGTCTTTTCTCGGGTAACTTACCACTGGTATTCTTCACCAACATGCCAACCAATGGTGGTATGGTTCAATACCAGGCACAAATAAATGCAAGAAATGCTGAGAACAATGGCTTCTCAATGGATGAATTCGCCGGTGGTTTGGTAACCGATGCTGAAGGAAATGCAACAATAGCAGCACTTCACGATAAGCTGGCAGCCTTAGGTTACCCTACAACTATTTCACCTGAAGACGGAACAGTTCCTTCTGCAATTGCGGGTATAGCTTCAGATTTTAAGATGCCACAAGTATGGAAAACATCATTTGCTGTTGATTATGCATTCCCAACATCTTTCCCATTGTCTGCAACAGTAGAAGGAATCTACAATAAAACGATAAACGGGGTTTCTATTTCCGACTGGAGTATTCCAAACGTTGGTGGTTTTGCCCGTTTTAACGGAGTTGACAATCGTCCGGTTTATCCGGCAGGTTACCGCACCGGAACCAAGGCGTTTATTTTGGATAACACAAGCCGTGGTTATGGCTGGTCAGCCAACATCACTGTAAATGCTCAACCGGCAGAATGGATCAGCCTGATGGCTGCCTATACGCACACCGTTGCAAAAGATGTAACCGGCATGCCGGGATCGAATCCGGAATCGGCATTTACTTACGTTCCAACTGTGGAAGGTCCTAATAACATTAAATTGCACAATTCGCAATATACCACACCCGACCGTTTGGTGGCATCGCTTACTGCCCACGACAAAAGCGGTAACCACTACAGCTTTATCTATGAAGGATGGCATGGTGGAGCTAACTACTCTTTTATGACGGTTAACGACATGAACGGTGATGGTTACAACTACGATGCAATCTACGTTCCAACCGACGACGAAGTGGCAAACAACGAATTCCGCTTTGTTTCAACAGACGACCAAACTCGTTTTATGGACTATGTTCATGCAAATGATTATCTGAAAGATCAACAAGGCGACTATGCAGAAGCCTACAGCGTTTACTCTCCATGGGTACATCGTGTTGACTTCAGCTACAAACATGATTTTTCGATTAAAACAGGTAACAACGAACACAAACTGCAACTTAGCTTTGATGTTAAAAACGTGATGAACTTCTTCAACAACAGTTGGGGTGTAGCTAAATACCTGAACCCTGAAATTGGTTCTGATCCTCGCATCCTGAAATACGAAGGTGTAGATGCCGACGGTGTGGCTACATTCTCAACACCTGCTTCAATCCATGGTGATACCGAAACATTCAAACCAAGCTATACATTGGGTCAGTGCTGGAATGCTTCTATTGGTATCAAATATATTTTCAACTAA
- a CDS encoding PadR family transcriptional regulator: MKIENTKAQMRKGVLEYCILLVLDGKPLYASDIIQSLKEAKMIVVEGTLYPLLTRLKNAGLLAYRWEESTQGPPRKYYELTETGRAFLIELEGSWSELVGAVQTIRDNKA, from the coding sequence ATGAAGATAGAAAACACAAAAGCACAAATGAGAAAGGGAGTACTGGAATACTGTATTCTGCTCGTTCTCGATGGAAAACCACTTTATGCCAGCGATATTATTCAATCGTTGAAAGAAGCAAAAATGATAGTGGTGGAAGGAACATTGTATCCCTTGTTAACACGGCTAAAAAACGCCGGGTTGCTGGCTTATCGCTGGGAGGAATCAACACAAGGGCCACCTCGTAAATATTACGAGCTTACCGAAACCGGCCGTGCTTTTTTAATCGAACTGGAAGGTTCGTGGAGCGAACTTGTTGGTGCAGTACAAACAATTAGAGACAACAAAGCTTAG
- a CDS encoding PspC domain-containing protein, translating into MKKTFTINISGTIFHIEEDAYEVLQKYLINLKNHFGVDEEGREIIADIEARIAEIFSSKSTDEKKVITVEWVNEMIEVMGTPEDFAEEEGEEEDVSIASEAKRKRRLYRDPDHRVLGGVCGGLGAYFNMDPVILRIILVILFFVTSGAAGLAYLILWIAVPKAVSTAQRLEMRGQEATVKNIEKSIKEEVKEVKESYQKFKESDTYSKGKKSMEGAGDVVYNIFKVILKVFVIVFGVFLIISGFLGILGLVSSMVIGHSFVEGMPLIWGPEIHVPNMLNHFIEPGAVTWGLVLVGLIAGLPLLALVYIGTKLVFRYKSNNAAVALAMVGVWLVSLFALLILSVGQVGNYKQSSSITKSETISCDSCQTLYLRVADDKLDDYAEIDWDVEGFKVAVIDGEEVVVGYPQLDVIRSSGDDFVVTVRYSSRGKTRDNAKQWCEEMVYTYERTDSTLYFDPYFFIGDEAKWRGQEVDIKVRVPEGKAVFLGNDMDEIIHDIENVSNTWDGDMVGKYWEMKPEGLTEKAIK; encoded by the coding sequence ATGAAAAAGACATTCACAATAAATATAAGCGGCACAATATTTCACATTGAAGAGGATGCCTACGAGGTGCTGCAAAAATACCTTATCAATCTGAAAAATCATTTTGGAGTTGACGAGGAAGGAAGAGAGATTATTGCTGATATTGAGGCACGTATTGCCGAAATCTTTAGCTCGAAAAGTACCGACGAGAAAAAGGTAATTACTGTTGAGTGGGTAAACGAAATGATAGAAGTAATGGGAACTCCCGAAGATTTTGCCGAGGAAGAAGGCGAAGAGGAAGATGTTTCTATTGCATCGGAAGCTAAGCGTAAACGCCGTTTATACCGCGATCCCGATCATCGGGTACTGGGCGGAGTTTGCGGAGGTTTGGGAGCCTATTTCAACATGGATCCGGTAATCTTACGTATCATCCTGGTAATTCTGTTTTTTGTAACATCGGGTGCTGCAGGTTTGGCTTATTTGATTTTATGGATTGCCGTACCGAAAGCGGTTAGTACAGCGCAGCGCCTTGAAATGCGTGGTCAGGAAGCTACTGTTAAAAACATCGAGAAATCGATTAAAGAAGAGGTAAAGGAAGTAAAAGAAAGCTATCAGAAATTTAAAGAATCGGATACCTACTCGAAAGGAAAAAAGTCGATGGAGGGAGCCGGCGACGTGGTTTATAATATTTTCAAAGTAATTCTGAAAGTATTTGTAATCGTGTTTGGTGTATTCCTTATCATCTCCGGTTTTTTAGGAATACTCGGATTGGTGTCGTCGATGGTTATTGGTCATTCGTTTGTTGAAGGAATGCCACTTATTTGGGGCCCCGAAATTCATGTGCCAAATATGTTGAACCACTTTATTGAACCCGGTGCCGTTACCTGGGGATTGGTATTGGTTGGACTGATTGCGGGTCTACCTTTGCTTGCTCTTGTTTATATCGGAACCAAGCTGGTTTTCAGGTATAAATCGAACAATGCGGCAGTTGCCTTGGCTATGGTAGGTGTTTGGTTGGTGTCGCTTTTCGCGCTGTTAATTCTTTCGGTTGGGCAGGTTGGTAACTACAAACAAAGTTCATCGATTACCAAAAGCGAAACCATTTCGTGCGATTCATGTCAAACTCTCTATCTCCGGGTAGCGGATGATAAACTGGATGATTATGCCGAAATAGACTGGGATGTAGAAGGTTTTAAAGTAGCGGTTATTGATGGAGAAGAGGTAGTAGTTGGTTATCCGCAACTGGATGTTATCCGTTCTTCGGGCGATGACTTTGTGGTAACCGTTCGCTATTCATCACGAGGAAAAACACGCGACAATGCAAAACAGTGGTGCGAAGAAATGGTATATACGTATGAAAGAACGGATTCAACGCTATATTTCGACCCGTATTTCTTTATTGGCGACGAAGCAAAATGGAGAGGTCAGGAAGTGGATATTAAAGTAAGAGTTCCTGAAGGAAAAGCAGTATTCCTTGGAAACGACATGGACGAGATTATCCACGATATAGAAAATGTTTCGAATACCTGGGATGGCGATATGGTAGGAAAATACTGGGAAATGAAACCTGAAGGATTAACTGAGAAAGCAATTAAATAA
- a CDS encoding DUF4252 domain-containing protein translates to MKTITTLLFALGLMLAGLLASGQSKSDKMYDTFANKDGVTSFSFTKDMIDAIDLDLGDDDEKNVTGDLSRIRFMSYNPEKGSLKNSEFTKKAIALLPAKYEKYEDDDDDSDAEIYLLGGKKKYTECHVFITSESPEGNSFIVSFFGDFNVNDIDKLKSQGRDMSE, encoded by the coding sequence ATGAAAACAATAACAACATTACTTTTTGCACTTGGTCTTATGCTGGCCGGGCTGCTGGCTTCAGGACAAAGCAAGTCGGATAAAATGTACGACACCTTTGCCAATAAAGACGGTGTAACCAGCTTTTCGTTCACAAAAGATATGATCGATGCCATTGATCTCGATTTAGGCGATGATGATGAAAAGAATGTTACCGGCGATTTGAGTCGAATTCGTTTTATGTCGTACAATCCCGAAAAAGGGAGTTTAAAAAATAGCGAATTCACCAAAAAAGCTATTGCGCTTCTTCCGGCGAAATATGAAAAATACGAAGATGATGACGACGATTCGGATGCGGAGATCTACTTATTGGGAGGAAAGAAAAAATACACGGAGTGTCATGTATTTATTACCAGTGAGAGTCCGGAAGGCAACAGTTTTATTGTGTCGTTCTTTGGCGATTTTAATGTGAATGATATCGATAAATTGAAGTCGCAGGGCCGGGATATGTCGGAATAA
- the lnt gene encoding apolipoprotein N-acyltransferase: MGLSDIKYRLKSTAGILLFPAITGILLAAASMPSKLYWLNFLAFIPLLTGVEQLRKVKKPYLLFLLQLFLALSVFFIWTGRWVLQTANMGFLLGLLLIVPFVVLISPYILFKKNEAQYALLYFLAAWLTAEMIQSYFQLGSPFFNLGHSIGKNPNLIQWYEYTGAVGGSLWVLAVNILLFSFGKALVYSDKYWYVKGVFVVAILLAPIIVSILIYRNYEERGRSAEVLVVHPSTNNADVKYQKNIYELLDIYLGILKPGLTAETDYVVLPETALTNTGWIKDYNRNLVFQHWFDKTSDFPNLKLVTGAIAYEAIPDVEKIKGYEKIPGIRYSENYKTWYYTYNTALFLERERPVQIRVKDKLVPYQEYAPYPRFMPRLKPVGIDFQFSTREKNREVFIEEKNRKTAALICYELVYGKQFYEKAREGAEAFFVLLNEGWYDDPKVPQQFLQLSAIRAIENRRSIAHSSNLGISAIINQKGEIMEKTNSEQPGYLRNQLRLNKSTTLYTSLGNYIGAIAAVIVLVGIFRGLVILKPKVKS, from the coding sequence ATGGGATTGAGTGATATAAAATACAGGTTAAAAAGTACAGCGGGCATATTGTTATTTCCGGCAATTACCGGAATATTACTTGCTGCAGCTTCAATGCCATCAAAACTGTATTGGCTCAACTTTCTGGCTTTTATTCCATTGCTAACAGGTGTAGAGCAATTGCGAAAAGTAAAAAAGCCATATTTATTATTTCTTCTTCAGTTGTTTTTGGCTTTGTCAGTATTTTTTATTTGGACAGGGCGTTGGGTATTGCAAACGGCTAATATGGGATTTCTTCTGGGATTACTCCTTATTGTTCCTTTTGTGGTTTTGATTTCTCCTTATATCTTGTTTAAAAAAAATGAGGCCCAATATGCCTTGCTTTATTTTTTGGCTGCCTGGTTAACAGCCGAAATGATACAATCTTACTTTCAACTGGGGTCCCCGTTTTTCAATCTGGGTCACAGCATTGGGAAAAATCCAAATCTTATTCAGTGGTATGAATATACAGGTGCAGTCGGTGGTTCCCTCTGGGTTTTAGCTGTAAATATTTTACTTTTTTCATTCGGTAAAGCATTGGTATACAGTGATAAATATTGGTATGTTAAAGGTGTATTTGTAGTAGCTATACTACTGGCTCCTATTATTGTATCTATTCTTATTTACCGGAATTATGAAGAAAGAGGAAGATCTGCAGAAGTACTGGTTGTGCACCCTAGCACCAACAATGCCGATGTAAAATACCAAAAAAATATTTATGAGTTGTTAGATATTTACCTTGGAATTTTAAAACCCGGATTAACAGCAGAAACTGATTATGTGGTTCTGCCCGAAACGGCATTAACAAATACGGGTTGGATAAAAGATTATAACCGAAACCTTGTTTTTCAGCACTGGTTCGACAAAACTTCGGACTTTCCCAACCTAAAACTGGTAACCGGTGCCATTGCCTACGAAGCTATTCCCGATGTTGAAAAAATTAAAGGATATGAGAAAATTCCCGGCATTCGTTATTCTGAAAACTATAAAACCTGGTACTACACTTACAATACTGCGTTGTTTTTGGAAAGAGAACGACCTGTGCAAATCCGTGTAAAAGACAAACTGGTTCCTTACCAGGAATATGCACCTTATCCACGTTTTATGCCGCGGCTGAAGCCTGTGGGCATCGATTTCCAGTTTTCAACACGCGAAAAAAACCGGGAGGTTTTTATTGAAGAAAAAAACCGGAAAACCGCTGCACTAATTTGTTACGAACTGGTTTACGGAAAGCAGTTTTATGAAAAAGCCCGCGAAGGAGCCGAAGCCTTTTTTGTTTTATTGAACGAAGGCTGGTACGATGATCCCAAAGTACCACAACAGTTTCTACAGCTTTCAGCAATCCGGGCTATCGAAAACCGGCGTAGCATTGCCCACAGTTCCAATTTGGGTATTTCGGCAATTATTAACCAAAAAGGAGAGATTATGGAAAAAACGAATAGTGAACAGCCCGGATACTTGAGAAATCAGCTACGTTTAAATAAGAGCACTACACTTTATACATCACTAGGTAACTACATTGGTGCAATAGCTGCGGTGATTGTTTTGGTTGGCATCTTTAGAGGATTGGTAATCTTAAAACCAAAGGTAAAAAGTTGA